From Vagococcus jeotgali, one genomic window encodes:
- a CDS encoding GNAT family N-acetyltransferase → MIRPARPEDALEAANLIMIVLKDMDLDIFNRLPEEQVRDLLVQSYMKDEAYRYGFRNALVKEINGSVAGIVFGFPDHLENDIDNAFITVLSENNLSEEFKLFTEPEVFQNEWYIDTLVTSPDFRGQGVASELLNAIADLAKQCDKQVLGLNVDKVNEHAKQIYLRSGFENVGELTIANHAYEHLQKKLDNIT, encoded by the coding sequence ATGATTCGCCCTGCAAGACCAGAAGATGCTCTAGAGGCAGCTAATTTAATTATGATAGTATTGAAGGATATGGACCTTGATATCTTTAATAGGTTGCCTGAAGAACAAGTAAGAGACTTACTTGTTCAGTCCTACATGAAAGATGAAGCTTACCGTTACGGTTTCCGTAACGCCTTAGTAAAAGAAATAAATGGATCTGTAGCAGGTATTGTCTTTGGATTTCCCGATCATTTAGAAAATGATATCGACAACGCTTTTATTACTGTTTTATCAGAAAATAATCTTTCTGAAGAGTTTAAACTCTTTACTGAACCAGAAGTGTTCCAAAATGAGTGGTATATTGATACATTAGTTACCTCACCTGATTTTAGAGGTCAAGGTGTAGCATCTGAGTTATTAAATGCTATTGCTGATTTGGCAAAACAATGTGATAAACAAGTCCTTGGTTTAAACGTTGACAAAGTTAATGAACATGCTAAACAAATCTACCTTAGAAGCGGTTTTGAAAACGTAGGTGAGTTAACTATTGCTAATCACGCCTATGAACATTTACAAAAAAAGTTGGATAACATCACATAA
- the rplK gene encoding 50S ribosomal protein L11 has protein sequence MAKKVEKLVKLQIPAGKATPAPPVGPALGQAGINIMGFTKEFNARTADQAGLIIPVVISVYEDRSFTFITKTPPAAVLLKKAANVEKGSGEPNSKKVANVTKEQVKEIAEAKMADLNAADVEAAMRMVEGTARSMGITVG, from the coding sequence GTGGCAAAAAAAGTAGAAAAATTAGTTAAGTTACAAATTCCTGCAGGGAAAGCAACACCAGCTCCACCAGTAGGTCCAGCTTTAGGTCAAGCAGGTATCAACATCATGGGATTCACTAAAGAATTCAATGCACGTACAGCTGATCAAGCAGGTTTAATTATTCCAGTTGTAATCTCAGTATATGAAGATCGTTCATTTACTTTCATTACAAAAACACCACCAGCTGCAGTATTATTAAAAAAAGCTGCTAACGTGGAAAAAGGTTCTGGAGAGCCAAACTCTAAAAAAGTTGCTAACGTAACTAAAGAGCAAGTAAAAGAAATTGCTGAAGCAAAAATGGCAGATTTAAATGCAGCTGATGTTGAAGCAGCTATGCGCATGGTAGAAGGTACTGCGCGAAGCATGGGAATCACTGTAGGTTAA
- a CDS encoding Gfo/Idh/MocA family oxidoreductase: MLNIGIIGYGGMGSYHHQQLIKEEDQVSVTGAFDIKVDRLDLARRNGIKTYHSLDELLRDDTIDAVLIATPNDSHKELAIKAMEQGKHVVCEKPAMMSVKELDEVLDVSKETGKTFMVHQNRRWDSDFLMIRDLYNQKQVGDLFQIETRVHGANGIPGDWRHMKVHGGGMLLDWGVHLLDQILFMVNSPIKEVSCDLSYVLGDEVDDGFIAYLTFENGVRALVEVGTTNFIKLPRWYVKGLEGTGVIYDWDLSNKLVKQTGAIDHHNLVPIKAGQGLTKTMAPPSEEAVTELDFPPVAADFPNFYANFYDVVVNHQEPVVKNEEVRRVLALIETLFDEAGQID; this comes from the coding sequence ATGTTAAATATTGGTATTATTGGTTATGGTGGTATGGGTAGTTATCATCATCAGCAGTTAATTAAAGAAGAAGATCAAGTAAGTGTGACGGGTGCTTTTGATATAAAAGTGGATAGACTTGATTTAGCAAGACGAAATGGTATTAAGACTTATCATTCTTTAGATGAGTTATTAAGAGATGATACAATTGATGCTGTACTTATTGCCACACCAAATGATAGTCATAAAGAACTGGCGATTAAAGCGATGGAGCAGGGTAAGCATGTTGTTTGCGAAAAACCAGCTATGATGAGTGTCAAAGAACTTGACGAGGTATTAGATGTTTCAAAAGAAACAGGTAAGACATTTATGGTTCATCAAAATAGACGTTGGGATAGCGATTTTTTAATGATTAGGGATTTATACAATCAAAAGCAAGTCGGAGATCTCTTTCAAATAGAAACACGAGTTCACGGAGCTAATGGTATACCTGGAGATTGGCGCCACATGAAAGTTCATGGTGGTGGTATGCTATTAGACTGGGGAGTTCATTTATTAGATCAAATACTATTTATGGTGAATAGTCCAATCAAAGAAGTTTCTTGTGATTTGAGTTATGTTTTGGGAGACGAAGTAGATGATGGATTCATTGCTTATCTGACTTTTGAAAATGGAGTTAGGGCTCTTGTTGAGGTGGGGACAACAAACTTTATTAAATTACCTAGATGGTACGTCAAAGGACTCGAAGGAACAGGGGTTATTTATGATTGGGATTTATCTAATAAGCTAGTAAAGCAAACAGGAGCGATTGACCACCATAATCTTGTTCCGATTAAAGCAGGTCAAGGGCTAACGAAAACGATGGCACCGCCTTCAGAAGAAGCGGTGACTGAGCTTGATTTTCCCCCCGTAGCAGCTGACTTCCCTAATTTTTATGCTAACTTTTATGATGTTGTCGTTAATCATCAAGAACCGGTTGTTAAAAACGAAGAGGTTAGACGTGTGTTAGCATTAATTGAAACATTATTTGATGAAGCAGGTCAAATAGATTAA
- a CDS encoding ThuA domain-containing protein produces MIHVTVWNEYRHELSDEQVRQVYPNGIHEQLKFFLQEDFTVKTATLDEHEHGLSEDVLNETDVLIWWGHIAHSEVQDSIVDRVHKRVLEGMGLIVLHSAHMSKIFMKLMGTSCDLKWREANEKCRIWNVNPSHPIVEGIGEYIELEQEEMYGEHFDIPAPDELIFINWYQGGEVFRGGCTYRRGNGKIFYFQPGHETYPSYYHPKVQHVIKNAIKWCSPTENTYPTYGNAQPLEKLEEEKL; encoded by the coding sequence ATGATTCATGTTACAGTGTGGAATGAGTACCGTCATGAGTTAAGTGATGAACAAGTTAGACAAGTTTATCCTAACGGTATCCATGAACAATTAAAATTTTTTTTACAAGAAGATTTTACAGTTAAAACAGCAACCTTAGATGAACATGAACACGGATTAAGTGAGGATGTGTTAAACGAAACTGATGTTCTAATTTGGTGGGGGCATATTGCTCATAGTGAAGTTCAAGATAGTATAGTAGATCGTGTTCACAAACGTGTATTAGAAGGTATGGGGCTGATTGTCTTACATTCAGCTCACATGTCTAAAATTTTTATGAAACTAATGGGAACATCTTGTGATTTAAAGTGGCGTGAAGCAAACGAGAAGTGTCGTATATGGAATGTAAATCCTTCTCACCCAATCGTTGAAGGGATTGGGGAATATATTGAATTAGAGCAAGAAGAAATGTACGGGGAGCACTTTGATATTCCGGCTCCTGATGAGTTAATTTTTATTAACTGGTATCAAGGTGGCGAGGTGTTTAGAGGAGGATGTACATATAGACGTGGCAACGGTAAGATTTTTTATTTCCAACCAGGACATGAAACATACCCGTCATATTACCATCCTAAAGTTCAGCACGTCATAAAAAATGCTATCAAGTGGTGTAGTCCAACGGAAAATACGTATCCGACATATGGTAATGCGCAACCTTTAGAAAAATTAGAGGAGGAAAAGTTATGA
- a CDS encoding heavy metal translocating P-type ATPase, translating to MINMSHEHTAHTHVSSCSHSHSDQHEHGKTPIILFFVGLAIFIISFFLPAGVWSNSFAFATIILSGYHVIIEGFQDTYVETKRNKKFTPNVHVLMALAALGASLIGDFKEGALLILIFSAAHFLEEYVEGKSKREITALMNMNPTKARLIEPDGTIKVVDVSKLKIGDHLQVLNGDQIPTDGKILTGYTSIDESSINGESIPAEKTVGDEVYGSTINGDGTFIMEVTKDSSDTVFAKILKLVNESQSNLSKTATKIKRFEPKYVTAVLIIVAIYIIATPYLLDYTFDQSFYKGMVFLTVASPCALAASDIPATLSAISNLAKRGVLFKGGSYLSNLSDIKAIAFDKTGTLTEGKPKVTDVHFIDTVNNQISFYSDIIVAMEKKANHPLANAIIESIVTTTDLDVTIENEIGKGLITHYNKHTYRIGKPSQFTQVPKDIEKFNNQYTKEGKTVVYFSDNDDVVGLIAMMDLPNPKAQKVINYLKQAGVHTAMITGDAKTTGEAVAHSLGMDQVVGNVLPENKSKIITQLHDEYGLTAMVGDGVNDAPALVKADIGVAIGEGTDVAIDVADVVLMKNDLTQLSYAHRLSKKLDKVVMQNIVFSMSVVLLLVTLNIFGKMNLPIGVLAHEGSTIVVLLNGLRLLKPLH from the coding sequence ATGATTAATATGTCACACGAACACACAGCACACACTCATGTATCTAGTTGTTCACATTCTCATAGCGATCAACATGAACACGGAAAAACACCGATAATATTATTTTTTGTTGGACTAGCTATTTTTATCATTAGCTTCTTCTTACCTGCTGGAGTTTGGAGTAATAGTTTTGCTTTTGCTACGATTATTTTATCTGGCTACCACGTCATTATCGAAGGATTTCAAGATACATATGTCGAAACAAAACGAAATAAAAAGTTCACACCAAACGTCCATGTTTTAATGGCTCTAGCAGCTCTAGGTGCTTCTTTAATCGGAGATTTTAAAGAAGGAGCATTGTTAATTTTAATTTTCTCAGCAGCACACTTTTTAGAAGAGTACGTTGAAGGAAAAAGTAAAAGAGAAATAACAGCTTTAATGAATATGAACCCAACTAAGGCTAGGTTAATCGAACCAGATGGAACAATTAAGGTAGTTGATGTATCTAAACTCAAAATTGGGGATCATCTGCAAGTGTTAAACGGGGATCAAATTCCAACAGATGGTAAAATCTTAACAGGCTACACATCCATTGATGAGTCTTCAATTAATGGGGAGAGTATTCCTGCTGAAAAAACAGTCGGTGATGAGGTTTACGGAAGTACCATTAACGGGGATGGAACCTTTATTATGGAAGTAACAAAAGATAGTTCTGATACTGTTTTTGCTAAAATTTTAAAATTAGTTAATGAATCTCAAAGTAACCTATCCAAAACTGCAACAAAAATTAAACGTTTTGAACCTAAATATGTTACGGCTGTTTTAATAATTGTAGCTATCTACATTATCGCAACTCCTTATTTACTAGATTATACTTTTGACCAAAGTTTTTATAAAGGAATGGTTTTTCTAACAGTTGCTTCTCCTTGTGCTTTAGCTGCTAGCGATATTCCTGCTACTCTTTCGGCTATTTCTAACTTGGCTAAACGTGGCGTTTTATTTAAAGGTGGATCTTACTTATCAAACCTTTCAGATATTAAAGCAATCGCCTTTGATAAAACAGGTACTTTAACTGAAGGTAAACCAAAAGTAACAGATGTTCATTTTATTGATACAGTCAATAATCAAATATCATTTTACTCAGACATTATCGTAGCTATGGAAAAAAAAGCTAATCACCCATTAGCAAATGCGATTATCGAATCCATTGTGACAACCACAGATTTGGACGTTACCATTGAAAATGAAATTGGTAAAGGTCTAATAACACATTACAATAAACATACTTATCGCATTGGAAAACCTAGTCAGTTCACTCAAGTACCAAAAGATATCGAAAAATTTAACAATCAATATACTAAAGAAGGTAAAACAGTTGTTTATTTCTCTGATAATGATGATGTTGTCGGTCTGATTGCTATGATGGATTTACCAAATCCAAAAGCTCAAAAAGTCATTAATTATTTGAAACAAGCAGGGGTACACACTGCTATGATCACAGGAGATGCTAAGACAACAGGAGAAGCTGTAGCTCACTCTTTAGGGATGGATCAAGTCGTTGGTAACGTGTTACCTGAAAATAAATCAAAAATCATTACCCAATTACATGATGAGTACGGATTAACTGCTATGGTAGGTGACGGGGTCAATGATGCTCCTGCTCTTGTTAAGGCTGACATTGGTGTGGCTATAGGTGAAGGAACTGATGTGGCAATTGATGTAGCTGATGTGGTCTTAATGAAAAATGATTTAACACAATTAAGTTATGCACACCGCTTGTCTAAAAAATTAGATAAAGTTGTTATGCAAAATATTGTCTTTTCAATGAGTGTCGTGTTACTCTTAGTTACCTTAAATATTTTTGGTAAAATGAATTTACCAATTGGAGTCTTAGCTCATGAAGGTAGCACAATCGTTGTTCTACTAAATGGCTTACGCTTATTAAAACCACTTCACTAA
- a CDS encoding sugar phosphate isomerase/epimerase family protein: protein MKLGVFTPLFNHLTFEEMIEVVSEKGLDMIEIGTGGSPGNAHCDVDKLLASSEARADYLHKLADKGLSISAFSAHHNPISPNQAESHEADELLRKTIKLASLMNVPVVNGFSGVAGGNKTDTSVNWPVLPWPTEYADIYHYQWEEKLIPYWKSINADCASAGVDIGIELHGGFLAHTPYTMLKLRDATGKHIGCNLDPSHLWWQGIDPVAAIKILGKEKAIHHFHAKDTYLDQDNINMYGLTDMQPYSDVATRSWTFRSVGCGHDLKEWSDMISTLRMYGYDYVLSIEHEDPLMSIEEGFTRAVTNLKFIMIKDEPVDMWWV, encoded by the coding sequence ATGAAATTAGGTGTGTTTACCCCATTGTTTAATCATTTAACTTTTGAGGAGATGATTGAGGTTGTCTCTGAAAAGGGACTAGACATGATTGAGATTGGTACAGGAGGTTCTCCTGGAAACGCTCATTGTGATGTAGATAAATTACTGGCTAGTAGTGAGGCAAGAGCTGATTATTTACATAAATTAGCAGACAAAGGCCTAAGCATCAGTGCTTTTAGTGCTCACCATAATCCGATTTCTCCTAATCAAGCAGAAAGCCATGAAGCAGATGAATTACTTAGAAAAACTATTAAACTAGCTTCTTTGATGAATGTTCCTGTTGTTAACGGTTTTTCAGGGGTAGCTGGAGGGAATAAAACAGATACATCTGTCAATTGGCCAGTACTACCTTGGCCAACTGAGTACGCAGATATTTATCATTATCAGTGGGAAGAAAAATTAATTCCTTATTGGAAAAGTATTAACGCAGATTGTGCATCAGCTGGTGTTGATATTGGAATTGAATTACATGGTGGGTTTTTAGCTCATACTCCTTATACGATGTTGAAATTAAGAGATGCTACAGGAAAACACATTGGATGTAACTTAGATCCATCTCATTTATGGTGGCAAGGGATTGATCCGGTTGCAGCCATTAAAATATTGGGCAAAGAAAAAGCAATTCATCATTTTCATGCAAAAGACACTTACTTAGATCAAGATAACATTAATATGTATGGCTTAACTGATATGCAACCTTATAGCGATGTAGCGACAAGGTCATGGACATTCAGATCAGTAGGGTGTGGACATGATTTGAAAGAGTGGTCAGATATGATTAGTACTCTTAGAATGTATGGTTATGACTATGTTTTAAGTATTGAGCATGAAGATCCTTTAATGTCGATTGAAGAAGGATTTACTCGTGCTGTGACAAATTTAAAATTCATCATGATAAAAGATGAACCAGTAGATATGTGGTGGGTGTAA